One window from the genome of Oryza glaberrima chromosome 3, OglaRS2, whole genome shotgun sequence encodes:
- the LOC127767343 gene encoding protein kinase STUNTED-like, translating to MKVVSKKHHQQGGGTTTMEEGAMDGAGGGVAEEGCSGEEREGVADVAVGGGGGEGEREGRTLVVGVRADAASRTLLTWTFINVAAPGDRIVAVHVVLASAPVAAATTAVDFDTMLAVYEGFCNLKQINLKLKICKDSSVRKALVREANLFGASKVIVGIAKKKRGISSLHSVAKYCSKKLPAKCAVLAVDSGKIVFRRESNVHSGKVSAEIPGCGDNELYCEVPFLARQCKEEPLPLHEPPRDGGGSAGEEEEEHDVGTKETEPVNAVSGEQQPSGVDPAELSPDQVQGDVDPSDKGEESTANQKDEISELPGEGASVLYCVLPERNGHSAASTSSRQSNDSTEPPTEGNGELYCILPPRNDHSGRSSGDSSRSTASRKHDDSASLSAEGDGELYCRLPRTGHSGRSSGGSKRSFGAKGLIRRSSSFSSDIQKDVSVCTTTTEQTSSMVSTEAEDSPKNAARDVDTPSSSPMSLRRMIEGRPDRCRLRRRIFNHQRSSSFEWAKISMVQWAMRLPSRYTSVADNKSFKSDASPRLNCDSECESTSAVDTESMFSFSLYDISWPPNEVESLQEKYSSTCRLFTYEELKLATSNFSPDMLIGKGGTSQVYKAQLFDGTLSAVKILKPSVDAIQEFVTEVEIATSLQHDNIVSLRGFSSDNYSLVLVYDYMLQGSLDKALHGKHDSKDSLSWEKRNKIAIGIAKALEYLHHGSVTQSVIHGDVKSSNILLSEDFQAQLCDFGLAKQVSASTPHLTCTDITGTFGYLAPEYFSHGKVNEKIDVYAFGVVILEIISGRRPIRTGCSKGQESLVGWAKPLLSSGEIKQLVDPFLGNDYDCDEMERMTLAASLCTRTSSHSRPEMSQMLKLLEGDDETIHWARTQVTASFDGSDEEAVAAPDSNMQSHLNLALLGVEDDTLSHCSTEQTMDTSADGYWSRSSSFD from the exons ATGAAGGTAGTATCCAAGAAGCATCATCAGCAAGGaggagggacgacgacgatggaggaGGGCGCCATGGACGGCGCTGGCGGAGGAGTGGCGGAGGAAGGGTGCtccggggaggagagggagggagtcgcCGACGTCgctgttggcggcggcggcggcgagggggagcgggaggggaggacgcTGGTGGTGGGCGTGCGGGCGGACGCCGCGAGCCGGACGCTGCTCACGTGGACGTTCATCAATGTCGCCGCCCCCGGCGACCGCATCGTCGCCGTCCACGTCGTGCTCGCCTCCGCGcccgtggccgccgccaccaccgccgtcgactTCGACACCATGCTCGCCGTCTACGAGGGCTTCTGCAATCTCAAGCAG ATCAATCTAAAGCTCAAGATTTGCAAGGACTCCTCGGTCCGCAAGGCGCTAGTTCGTGAGGCCAACCTGTTTGGGGCATCCAAGGTTATCGTCGGCATCGCCAAGAAGAAGCGCGGGATTTC GTCCCTGCACTCCGTCGCCAAATACTGCTCCAAGAAGCTGCCGGCCAAGTGCGCGGTGCTCGCCGTGGACAGCGGCAAGATCGTGTTCAGGAGAGAATCCAATGTCCACTCAGGCAAGGTCTCCGCGGAGATTCCTGGATGTGGTGATAATGAGTTGTATTGCGAGGTGCCGTTCCTAGCCCGTCAGTGTAAAGAGGAACCTTTACCTTTACATGAACCACCCAGAGATGGTGGTGGTAGTGcgggcgaggaagaagaagagcacgATGTTGGCACAAAGGAGACCGAGCCGGTGAATGCCGTCTCCGGTGAACAGCAGCCTTCCGGTGTGGATCCTGCTGAGTTGTCTCCGGATCAGGTTCAGGGTGATGTTGATCCATCTGACAAGGGTGAAGAGTCGACTGCCAACCAGAAAGATGAGATTTCTGAGCTTCCGGGTGAGGGTGCTAGTGTTTTGTACTGTGTGTTACCAGAGAGGAATGGCCATTCAGCTGCAAGCACGTCCAGTCGGCAATCCAATGATTCGACCGAGCCACCGACTGAAGGGAATGGGGAGCTGTACTGTATTTTGCCCCCAAGAAATGATCATTCAGGCAGGAGTAGCGGTGATTCTAGCCGTTCAACTGCGAGTCGGAAACACGATGATTCTGCCAGTCTGTCTGCTGAAGGAGATGGTGAACTGTACTGCCGATTGCCAAGGACTGGCCATTCAGGTAGAAGTTCTGGGGGATCAAAGCGTTCCTTCGGTGCAAAAGGTTTGATTAGGCGCAGCAGTAGTTTCTCCAGTGATATTCAAAAGGATGTCTCAGTTTGCACGACTACAACTGAACAGACTTCGTCCATGGTATCTACAGAAGCTGAGGATTCACCAAAGAACGCTGCACGTGATGTCGATACACCCTCCAGCTCTCCAATGTCTCTAAGAAGGATGATAGAGGGAAGGCCCGACCGCTGTCGACTTCGAAGGAGGATCTTCAATCATCAAAGAAGCTCATCTTTTGAATGGGCCAAAATTTCCATGGTTCAGTGGGCAATGAGGCTTCCAAGCCGTTATACTTCAGTTGCAGACAACAAATCATTTAAATCAGATGCAAGTCCAAGGTTGAATTGTGATTCCGAATGTGAATCCACTTCAGCTGTTGACACAGAATCTATGTTTTCGTTCtctttatatgatatatcaTGGCCTCCAAATGAAGTGGAATCGCTTCAAGAGAAGTACTCTTCAACGTGTAGGCTGTTTACCTATGAAGAGCTGAAACTTGCTACGTCAAACTTCTCACCAG ATATGTTAATTGGAAAGGGAGGAACAAGCCAAGTTTACAAGGCACAGCTATTTGATGGCACATTATCAGCTGTAAAGATTCTGAAACCTTCAGTTGATGCAATACAAGAGTTTGTTACAGAGGTGGAGATTGCAACCAGCTTGCAACATGACAATATTGTTTCACTAAGAGGATTCAGTTCTGATAACTACAGTCTTGTGTTGGTATATGATTACATGCTCCAGGGAAGCTTAGACAAAGCACTTCATG GCAAGCATGACAGCAAGGATAGCCTTAGCTGGGAGAAGAGAAACAAAATAGCAATTGGCATAGCAAAGGCACTTGAATATCTACATCATGGAAGTGTCACCCAATCTGTGATTCATGGAGATGTTAAGTCTTCGAATATCCTCCTCTCAGAGGATTTTCAGGCACAG CTTTGTGATTTTGGGTTGGCAAAGCAAGTCTCAGCTTCAACCCCCCACCTAACATGTACTGACATCACGGGAACGTTTGG ATACTTGGCTCCCGAGTATTTTTCGCACGGGAAGGTCAATGAGAAGATTGATGTCTATGCATTTGGAGTTGTAATTCTGGAGATTATTTCAGGAAGAAGACCTATTAGAACAGGATGTTCAAAGGGTCAGGAAAGCCTAGTTGGATGG GCAAAGCCATTACTATCAAGTGGGGAAATTAAACAATTGGTTGATCCATTCTTGGGAAATGATTATGACTGTGACGAAATGGAGAGGATGACTCTCGCAGCTTCGCTGTGCACAAGGACATCTTCTCATTCCCGACCCGAAATGTCACAG ATGTTGAAACTGCTTGAAGGAGACGACGAGACGATCCACTGGGCAAGAACCCAGGTCACCGCGAGCTTCGACGGATCGGACGAGGAGGCTGTGGCGGCTCCTGACTCAAACATGCAGTCACACCTGAACCTCGCGTTGCTGGGCGTGGAGGATGACACCCTCTCGCACTGCAGCACTGAACAGACCATGGACACTTCAGCTGACGGGTACTGGAGCCGGTCATCGAGCTTCGACTAA
- the LOC127767781 gene encoding pentatricopeptide repeat-containing protein At3g13880-like yields MLRAAYRPGLFLRNNLLALYCRCGDMRHARLLFDGMPRRDAVSWNTLIAGYSGLGSPRLALDAFRSARASGDGVDRFTFAAALASCAREGNWRNGRVVHGLAVVSGLARTAFLTNSVIDMYAKCGMIDEVRLLFDRAEERDEASWNLLLSAYVRMGWPEVAVNVLVWMHRSGVKLDSFALGGILKACSELGDSEDVRRMLHGCVVKVGLDLDVFVGSAMVDMYAKNGGLEEAIKVFDCIPNQNVVVYNAMIAGFARLGNDPCPEIRIEAVMLFSNMLKKRIKPSKFTFKSVLEVCNLTNAVRCGRQIHAHVILSGLQADEFIASVLINLYSKARSVNDSLRCFDMTLKEDVFIWTSMITAFVQNEHFEKALYLFRELLYTRKETDQFTISSVMSACAALSVPTTCKQIHCHAVKTGLDQFTVSGNSQIAMYRNIGDLKASKLIFEQISCLDTFSWSAMILSYAVHGYESKALELFEKMKNLGVMMNEIASLAVLIACSHQGLADEGLRYYENTIPDDGFSLDVKLKACMVDLLGRVGKLADAEDFIMSSGSENDPILWHALLRACRVHGDKERCTKIGEKLMELEPFSASSYVMLYNLYMDAGKISLAMRTRGLMRERGITNEAGISWTDFGGSIHNFIDGDNSCSHNTIHTTLEELLVRVKQKTEHGGTNIWELEFQSRKLSESSISRHGELLAVAFGLTTLPSVAPVRVMKNQRISWESHETLKLLSEGENREITVRDPTHFHHFTRGSCSCRGYW; encoded by the exons CTACAGGCCCGGCCTCTTCCTGCGCAACAACCTCCTCGCCCTCTACTGCCGCTGCGGCGACATGCGCCACGCCCGCCtcctgttcgacggaatgccgcGCCGGGACGCCGTCTCGTGGAACACGCTCATCGCCGGCTACTCCGGCCTGGGCTCTCCCCGCCTGGCCCTCGACGCGTTCCGGAGCGCGCGGGCCAGCGGGGATGGTGTGGATAGGTTCACGTTCGCCGCGGCGCTTGCCTCGTGCGCCCGCGAGGGGAACTGGAGGAATGGGCGGGTGGTGCACGGGCTGGCCGTGGTGAGCGGGCTTGCACGGACCGCGTTCCTGACCAATTCGGTCATTGACATGTATGCGAAATGTGGGATGATTGATGAGGTGAGGCTGCTGTTCGATCGAGCTGAGGAACGGGACGAGGCTTCTTGGAACCTGCTGTTGTCAGCGTACGTGAGGATGGGGTGGCCAGAGGTGGCAGTGAATGTGCTTGTTTGGATGCACCGGTCGGGGGTGAAGCTGGACAGTTTTGCTTTGGGTGGAATCCTCAAGGCTTGCTCTGAGCTAGGTGATTCAGAGGATGTTCGGAGGATGCTGCACGGTTGTGTGGTTAAGGTTGGTTTGGACTTGGATGTGTTCGTCGGGAGTGCAATGGTGGACATGTACGCGAAGAATGGGGGATTGGAGGAGGCGATCAAGGTATTTGATTGCATCCCTAATCAAAATGTGGTAGTTTACAATGCCATGATAGCAGGATTTGCTCGGTTGGGTAATGACCCGTGCCCTGAGATTAGAATCGAAGCAGTCATGCTTTTCTCAAACATGCTCAAGAAGAGGATAAAACCGTCAAAGTTTACGTTTAAGAGTGTGCTTGAAGTGTGCAATTTGACCAATGCAGTGCGATGTGGTAGGCAGATACATGCCCATGTCATACTCAGTGGGCTTCAAGCTGACGAGTTTATTGCAAGTGTGCTGATTAACTTGTACTCAAAAGCACGGTCAGTAAATGACAGTTTGAGATGCTTCGATATGACCCTTAAAGAAGATGTCTTCATATGGACATCCATGATTACAGCATTTGTGCAGAACGAGCACTTTGAGAAGGCACTATACTTGTTTAGGGAGCTTCTCTACACCAGAAAAGAGACAGACCAATTCACCATATCAAGTGTGATGAGTGCCTGTGCTGCTCTTTCTGTACCAACAACCTGTAAGCAGATACACTGTCATGCAGTCAAAACTGGTCTCGATCAATTTACTGTCTCTGGCAATTCCCAGATTGCTATGTACAGGAATATAGGTGATCTTAAGGCTTCAAAACTGATATTTGAGCAGATTTCATGTCTGGACACTTTCTCATGGTCCGCTATGATCCTGAGCTATGCGGTTCATGGCTATGAAAGCAAGGCCCTAGAACTCTTTGAGAAAATGAAGAATCTTGGTGTCATGATGAATGAGATTGCTTCTCTTGCTGTTCTTATTGCTTGCAGCCATCAGGGGCTGGCAGATGAAGGTCTCAG GTACTACGAGAACACGATACCAGATGATGGCTTTTCCCTGGATGTGAAGCTCAAAGCATGCATGGTTGACCTCCTTGGCCGTGTTGGCAAGTTAGCTGACGCTGAAGATTTCATAATGAGTTCTGGATCAGAAAATGACCCGATACTTTGGCATGCATTATTGCGTGCTTGCAGAGTCCATGGGGACAAAGAAAGATGTACAAAAATTGGAGAGAAACTGATGGAACTTGAGCCGTTTTCTGCTAGTTCATATGTCATGTTGTATAACTTATACATGGATGCTGGAAAAATCTCATTGGCTATGAGGACGAGAGGCCTAATGAGAGAGCGAGGCATCACTAACGAAGCTGGAATTAGTTGGACCGACTTTGGAGGATCCATTCATAATTTCATTGATGGAGATAACTCCTGTTCACATAACACAATTCACACAACCTTGGAGGAGTTGTTGGTCAGGGTGAAACAGAAAACTGAGCATGGTGGAACAAACATTTGGGAGTTAGAATTCCAAAGCAGAAAGCTTAGTGAGAGCTCAATCAGCAGACATGGTGAATTATTAGCAGTGGCTTTTGGGTTGACTACTTTGCCATCTGTTGCTCCTGTAAGAGTTATGAAGAATCAGAGGATATCCTGGGAAAGCCACGAAACTCTGAAGTTGCTATCAGAAGGTGAAAATAGGGAAATAACTGTCAGGGATCCAACTCATTTTCATCATTTTACTCGAGGCTCATGCTCTTGTAGAGGCTACTGGTAA
- the LOC127767418 gene encoding transcription factor TFIIIB component B'', with protein sequence MIDDEADFGNITDATEGQAAAKFRPKARAKPRKTSLPSRSLAPHPTVESTDENVETLNKDSTSHEQSVDKKAASLGCHGNEADGNACASGGILDTPSEDVVTVSLGLVNNPDVALDSSTVFASVHKVSQNEENNDDLSHVATHKESMVVSDTQAPPTCCSAKTIDDLADFEGLCDDTHVEEERVAKFQPKFRVKTSKAASKSQRTNQKAGVSTVDVVSQNKEDGKDQAGCNDKQLHSPTRHQESVQISYSQAHLGTHNTTIDDVANSDSIMEELAQEEMAAKFQPRLRPKAGGASPGVAETIDAACVATPEFGVSSADVVSQDTEEDSHREGLSDGSCQKYIDEEAITTSGTGPPQDLDATVDLDSHAEMVNPHPDGSPLIIGEPSAETTVKFQPYVRRKKGKGKSVSFVPPNVSHAHTPTDTNSETSNSSHFCKDIATGESLSNLPQQASEKICISGEHHPDDQECNDPENQYHEGEPYDHVIEQEPERDVRETGTPMILRNRGKLQKDGIPEHTADDIMDEDFGEPPSDEQDNDSGDEYTARGKQKGRRKSREKNINKEPSRGTKRTSGDSTIEESQKQKLQKNKSKTSSRGQKKTSKDSSVEQPEKKLTHRIRRKRMEEVKTLLETPDHEIDRMKLSVTHLRLLQEAKERIKGKEIPSGPSSSNHSTSQFGDMDDEYNEQDNWDNDRTENHVVENTTKLNYHSYMNRQTRAKWSKSETDKFYEGLQQFGSDFAMIQHLFPDKSRNQVRQKFKAEEKKHPMQVHDAIMHRSRDNLYFKEVIKKLNIEDVQPDINNTHEQEGTSNEEDPGNKNIPGGLINEEEENGLDWSDKELDMHRSEVEEKEHVSTNDDDDDLGDVFDWY encoded by the exons ATGATTGATGATGAGGCTGACTTTGGCAACATCACTGATGCCACGGAAGGGCAGGCAGCTGCAAAGTTCCGTCCGAAGGCACGGGCCAAGCCCCGTAAGACATCTTTGCCATCCAGATCCCTGGCACCTCATCCTACTGTGGAATCAACAGATGAAAATGTGGAAACATTAAATAAAGATAGCACCTCACATGAACAGTCTGTTGATAAAAAAGCAGCATCATTAGGATGCCATGGTAATGAGGCAGATGGTAATGCTTGTGCTTCTGGGGGTATACTTGACACACCTTCTGAAGATGTGGTGACAGTATCCCTGGGGCTTGTGAATAATCCTGATGTGGCATTGGATTCTTCAACAGTTTTCGCTTCTGTACATAAAGTTTCCCAAAATGAAGAGAATAATGATGATTTATCTCATGTGGCTACACACAAAGAAAGCATGGTGGTTTCAGATACCCAAGCGCCACCAACCTGTTGCAGTGCCAAGACAATTGATGATTTGGCTGACTTTGAAGGATTGTGTGATGATACTCATGTTGAGGAAGAAAGAGTTGCAAAATTCCAGCCAAAGTTTCGGGTGAAAACCAGCAAGGCCGCATCAAAATCTCAGAGGACTAACCAAAAGGCAGGAGTTTCCACTGTAGATGTGGTCTCCCAAAACAAAGAAGATGGTAAAGATCAGGCAGGATGCAACGACAAGCAGCTGCACTCTCCTACTAGACATCAAGAAAGTGTACAGATCTCATATTCTCAAGCACACCTGGGAACTCATAACACTACAATTGATGATGTTGCTAACTCTGATAGTATTATGGAAGAACTAGCTCAAGAGGAAATGGCTGCAAAATTCCAACCTAGACTGCGACCAAAGGCTGGTGGAGCTTCACCTGGGGTTGCTGAGACTATTGATGCTGCTTGTGTAGCTACTCCAGAGTTTGGGGTTTCCTCTGCAGATGTGGTTTCTCAAGATACGGAAGAAGATAGCCATAGAGAAGGCCTCAGTGATGGTTCATGCCAAAAATATATAGATGAAGAGGCTATTACAACGTCAGGCACTGGGCCACCACAG GATTTGGATGCTACTGTTGATTTAGACTCGCATGCTGAAATGGTGAATCCGCATCCTGATGGCAGTCCGTTGATCATTGGAGAGCCCTCAG CGGAAACTACTGTTAAATTTCAACCTTATGTTCGAAGGAAAAAAGGCAAAGGAAAATCAGTATCTTTTGTTCCACCAAATGTTTCTCATGCGCATACTCCTACAGACACCAATTCTGAGACAAGCAACTCTAGCCATTTCTGTAAAGATATAGCAACTGGTGAAAGTTTAAGTAACTTGCCCCAGCAAGCATCTGAAAAG ATCTGTATTAGTGGCGAACATCATCCAGATGATCAAGAATGTAATGACCCAGAGAATCAATACCATGAGGGGGAGCCATATGATCATGTTATTGAACAAGAGCCAGAAAGGGATGTCAGAGAAACAGGAACACCAATGATATTACGAAACAGGGGAAAATTACAAAAAGATGGGATACCTGAGCATACCGCTGATGATATCATGGATGAAGACTTTGGTGAACCTCCATCTGACGAACAAGATAATGATAGTGGTGATGAGTACACCGCTAGAGGCAAGCAGAAGGGCAGGAGAAAATCAAGGGAGAAAAATATTAACAAAGAACCTTCGAGAGGTACCAAGCGCACCTCGGGGGATTCCACTATAGAGGAATCACAGAAGCAGAAGCttcagaaaaataaaagtaaaacatCCTCAAGGGGTCAGAAGAAAACATCAAAAGATTCATCGGTGGAACAACCTGAGAAGAAGCTTACACACCGAATTCGTCGAAAGAGAATGGAAG AAGTCAAGACTTTACTAGAAACGCCTGATCATGAGATAGATCGCATGAAGCTAAGTGTGACGCATCTTAGACTGTTACAGGAGGCGAAAGAACGTATCAAG GGCAAAGAAATTCCATCAGGACCATCGTCCTCTAATCATAG CACCTCCCAATTTGGAGATATGGATGATGAGTATAATGAACAAGACAACTGGGACAACGACAGGACTGAGAATCATGTGGTCGAAAATACAACCAAACTTAATTACCATTCATACATGAACAGACAAACACGAGCCAAATGGTCCAAATCTGAAACGGACAAGTTTTACGAG GGTCTTCAACAATTTGGTAGCGATTTTGCAATGATACAGCATCTCTTCCCTGATAAGAGCCGTAATCAGGTGCGACAAAAATTTAAAGCTGAGGAGAAAAAGCATCCAATGCAAGTTCATGATGCCATAATGCATCGCTCGAGAG ataatttgtattttaaagAAGTAATCAAAAAGCTCAACATCGAAGATGTCCAGCCAGATATCAACAATACACATGAACAGGAGGGTACATCAAATGAAGAGGACCCTGGAAATAAG AATATACCGGGTGGATTAATtaatgaggaggaagaaaatgGTTTAGATTGGTCAGATAAAGAGCTGGACATGCACAGATCTGAGGTCGAAGAGAAGGAGCACGTTTCTacaaatgatgatgatgatgatcttgGTGATGTTTTTGATTGGTACTAA
- the LOC127768672 gene encoding uncharacterized protein LOC127768672 codes for MATPLLAALLAAALLASPAAPAVSASGGTIVFTTLGRSRYEFDIFSLPLAPSPHNPAAEELRLTDGVSVNYNGNFAPASDSILFVSERNGSLNLYLSPVPSSRREALESASSSAATLSPLLPWEPIALKDRPSLTPDGSRLVYVSTAVPAAEPRSSWAAVYSTELSTGRTRRLTPLGVADFSPAVSPSGEWTAAASPGAAGWSGEVEDLRTDIYVFRTADGSRRSLAIRDGGWPSWADETTVFFHRRDSDGWYGVYRAEISVTGDGVEAASVERITPPGFHAFTPAASPGAPGLVAVATRRAGSDYRHIEVIDVSDDGKNAYFEVTRPVAPRVHHFNPFISPDGALVGYHRCRGRGNGDSPLLLENIKSPGSPDTFSLFRIDGSFPSFSHDGKKIAFVGLPGMYVVNPDGSGGCRKIFSGNAFSTSWDWKRNGVIYTSIGPDFASESTEVDVVAISLGDDDDETISMKKLTVGGENNAFPSPSPDGKWVVFRSGRSGNKNLYIIDAEDGEAGGIRRLTEGPWSDTMCNWSPDGEWIAFASDRHAPGSGSFAIYMVHPNGTGLRRVVHSGDGGRTNHPWFGPDSKSLVFTSDYAAVSAEPVSNPHHYQPYGEIFTVDIDGSNIRRLTHNSFEDGTPSWTPYLLEPRDVGETLQASGRCAFQDCHWLNIQDAAQPEELIYGKSC; via the coding sequence ATGGCCACTCCTttgctcgccgcgctcctcgcggccgcgctgctcgcctcgccggcggcgccggcggtgtcgGCCAGCGGCGGCACCATCGTCTTCACCACCCTCGGCCGCAGCCGCTACGAGTTCGACatcttctccctccccctcgCGCCCTCCCCCCACAACCCCGCCGCCGAGGAGCTCCGCCTCACCGATGGCGTCTCCGTCAACTACAACGGCAACTTCGCCCCCGCCTCCGACTCCATCCTCTTCGTCTCCGAGCGCAACGGCTCCCTCAACCTCTACCTCTCCCCGGTTCCCTCCTCCCGCCGCGAGGCGCTCgagtcggcgtcgtcgtcggcggcgactcTCTCGCCGCTCCTCCCATGGGAGCCCATCGCGCTCAAGGACCGGCCGTCGCTCACCCCCGACGGCTCCCGCCTCGTCTACGTCTccaccgccgtccccgccgcggaGCCGCGCAGCAGCTGGGCCGCCGTGTACTCCACCGAGCTGTCCACCGGCCGCACGCGCCGCCTCACGCCGCTTGGCGTTGCGGACTTCAGCCCCGCCGTGTCGCCCTCGGGCGAGtggaccgccgccgcgtcgcccggcgccgccggttGGAGCGGGGAGGTCGAGGACCTGCGCACTGACATCTACGTCTTCCGCACCGCCGACGGGTCGCGCCGGTCGCTCGCCATCCGTGACGGCGGCTGGCCGAGCTGGGCCGACGAGACCACCGTCTTCTTCCACCGCCGGGACAGCGACGGTTGGTACGGCGTCTACCGCGCCGAGATCTCCGTCACCGGCGACGGGGTCGAAGCGGCGTCCGTCGAGCGCATCACCCCGCCGGGGTTCCACGCCTTCacgccggccgcgtcgcccGGCGCGCCGGGGCTCGTGGCGGTGGCGACCAGGCGGGCGGGCTCGGACTACCGCCACATCGAGGTGATCGACGTGAGCGACGACGGCAAGAACGCCTACTTCGAGGTGACGAGGCCCGTGGCGCCGCGCGTGCACCACTTCAACCCATTCATCTCGCCGGACGGCGCGCTCGTCGGGTACCACCGGTGCCGGGGGAGAGGGAACGGCGATtcgccgctgctgctggagAACATCAAGAGCCCAGGGTCACCGGACACGTTCTCGCTCTTCAGGATCGACGGCTCGTTCCCCTCCTTCTCGCACGACGGCAAGAAGATCGCGTTCGTCGGGCTGCCGGGGATGTACGTGGTGAACCCCGACGGCTCCGGTGGTTGCCGTAAGATCTTCTCCGGGAACGCCTTCTCGACGTCGTGGGACTGGAAGAGGAATGGCGTGATATACACCAGCATCGGGCCGGATTTCGCCAGCGAGAGCACGGAGGTGGACGTGGTGGCGATctccctcggcgacgacgacgacgaaaccATCTCGATGAAGAAGCTGACCGTGGGAGGCGAGAACAACGCgttcccgtcgccgtcgccggacggGAAGTGGGTGGTGTTCCGGTCGGGGAGATCCGGGAACAAGAACCTGTACATCATCGACGCCGAggacggcgaggccggcggcatCCGGCGGCTGACGGAGGGGCCATGGTCGGACACGATGTGCAACTGGTCACCCGACGGCGAGTGGATCGCCTTCGCCTCCGACCGCCATGCCCCGGGGAGCGGCAGCTTCGCCATCTACATGGTGCACCCCAATGGCACCGGTTTGCGGCGGGTGGTgcacagcggcgacggcggccggaccAACCACCCATGGTTCGGCCCGGACTCCAAGAGCCTCGTCTTCACCTCCGACtacgccgccgtctccgccgagCCGGTCTCCAACCCTCACCATTACCAGCCATACGGCGAGATCTTCACCGTCGACATCGACGGGTCCAACATCCGGCGGCTCACTCACAACTCCTTCGAGGACGGCACGCCGTCGTGGACGCCGTATTTGCTGGAGCCACGGGACGTCGGCGAGACGCTGCAAGCCTCGGGCAGGTGCGCGTTCCAGGATTGCCACTGGCTCAACATCCAAGATGCTGCCCAACCTGAAGAGCTCATCTATGGCAAGAGCTGCTGA
- the LOC127767344 gene encoding uncharacterized protein LOC127767344 — MALDESFKRPGTIPFKWELQPGVPKQQPHHGGGGAAVGSSSASSSPAPAPAAASTLLLPPRLLAPPPAAAASHGGCDTGANILASTTTPSPSSSSHRRSMSARFTASLVLPFTRPRRGRSANSEDEDDIAFTVLYGDKIV, encoded by the coding sequence ATGGCGTTGGACGAGTCGTTCAAGAGGCCGGGCACCATCCCGTTCAAGTGGGAGCTCCAGCCAGGCGTCCCGAAGCAGCAACcacaccacggcggcggcggcgccgccgtcggaagTAGCAGTgcatcttcttctccggcgccggcgccggcggcagcatcGACGCTGCTGCTCCCGCCGAGGCTCCTCGCGCCTCCTCCTGCAGCCGCGGCGTCCCATGGCGGCTGCGACACGGGGGCGAACATTCTCGcttcgacgacgacgccgtcgccttcgtcgtcgtctCACCGGCGGTCCATGTCTGCGCGGTTCACGGCATCGCTGGTGCTGCCGTtcacgcggccgcggcggggacGGTCAGCCAATTCAGAGGACGAGGACGACATAGCCTTCACGGTGCTCTATGGCGACAAGATTGTGTAA